One window from the genome of Scatophagus argus isolate fScaArg1 chromosome 13, fScaArg1.pri, whole genome shotgun sequence encodes:
- the LOC124069451 gene encoding serine/threonine-protein kinase pim-3-like, with product MPEKRMRCSNLTNPSEHSDVSVKDRISQRGKRKISVDARPPEKKRRCSIRNSSNSDPSVIAVVEPKAETHRGKETKANDDDEAPKKKTSSSDSGVSWITVSSNTEASFPLAAIVNKSGGDISYNTSSASSEEERIFELSSSLNTSRADFVNKYCELDPIGKGGFGSVRAGFRKSDHQPVAIKHIPSRGVRVKKVKCNGKVFDIILEVAFILKTTGLPGSIGQSTAVSLLDWYHLDQELILVMERPKNSMDLFSYLKSRGGYLDEHEAKMILRQLLDAAIDMHSKGVFHRDIKLQNVLVQLNGGEPKVRIIDFGCGSFSTETPFTTFCGTRAYFPPEWFDCEKYRACPTTVWQLGVLFYSLLRGHETFTTMSFMSNHIQFNRTLSKGKKHTDNTRFAFCCFFLTGSLPTKTFCPLISLIFQSRRTNLGAHLTAVSCVPCWILPPT from the exons ATGCCCGAGAAAAGGATGAGGTGCAGTAACCTCACCAACCCTTCTGAACACAGTGATGTGTCAGTAAAGGACAGAATCAGtcagaggggaaagaggaagatCAGTGTAGATGCCAGACCtcctgaaaagaagagaaggtgtAGCATCAGAAACAGCTCCAACTCTGACCCCAGTGTAATAGCTGTGGTGGAGcccaaagcagagacacacagaggcaaagagACAAAGGCCAACGACGATGATGAGGCACCTAAGAAGAAAACCAGCAGTAGTGACAGCGGAGTGTCCTGGATCACTGTGTCCAGCAATACTGAAGCCTCCTTTCCACTGGCAGCAATTGTAAATAAGAGTGGAGGAGACATCAGCTACAACACCAGCAGTGCCTCATCCGAGGAGGAGAGAATCTTTGAGTTGTCCTCCTCACTAAACACAAGCAGAG ctgatttcGTGAACAAGTACTGCGAGTTGGATCCGATCGGCAAGGGAGGCTTCGGCTCAGTGCGCGCTGGCTTCCGTAAATCAGACCATCAACCA GTTGCCATCAAGCACATTCCCAGCAGGGGTGTAAGAGTGAAAAAAGTT aaatgcAACGGGAAGGTCTTTGACATCATTCTCGAGGTGGCATTCATTCTGAAAACCACAGGTCTACCAGGATCCATTGGACAATCCACTGCTGTGTCCCTTCTGGACTGGTACCATCTGGACCAGGAGTTAATACTGGTCATGGAAAGACCCAAAAACAGCATGGACCTCTTCAGCTACCTAAAATCTCGTGGAGGATACCTGGATGAACATGAGGCAAAG atgATCCTGAGACAGCTGCTGGACGCAGCCATCGACATGCACTCAAAGGGTGTCTTTCACCGGGACATCAAGTTACAAAACGTCCTGGTGCAGTTGAACGGTGGAGAACCCAAAGTGCGTATCATCGACTTCGGCTGTGGCAGCTTCTCCACTGAGACGCCTTTCACTACTTTTTGTG GTACCCGTGCATACTTCCCTCCCGAGTGGTTTGACTGTGAGAAATACAGGGCCTGTCCCACCACTGTCTGGCAGCTTGGAGTGCTATTTTATTCATTGCTGAGAGGACATGAGACCTTTACCACCATGAGCTTCATGAGCAACCACATTCAGTTCAACAGAACACTATCCAAGGGTAAGAAACACACGGACAACACCagatttgctttttgttgttttttcctcactggATCACTTCCCACTAAAACCTTTTGTCCCCTgatttctctcattttccaGAG cCGCAGGACAAACCTTGGAGCCCAcctcactgctgtcagctgtgtgcCCTGCTGGATCCTCCCACCCACGTGA
- the LOC124069452 gene encoding 5'-3' exoribonuclease 1-like produces the protein MLKIDSTGTGSLSSQEAANSSAPGGQQQNRRRSSKKLAANMNAPHGDTAVLASPTSVTSANHTNAVLTSKVSELARVCVGLGMAPPEFSYIGNRQGVVVCQVKLSSGLMVHGPQCQSENDAKEKAAFFALQRLNSLGSGSPLPPPIYPGVGQIRPPPIGAMPPVFSQQGGLLLPPQGYAPAPLWGMTPPPHHHQNQPFYGAAGTFPGSAHHQPAAALPIGSHNQFIPLQVTKKRVSANKKKQETQEFYSASQTVAKHQSQKAQKQPSGQSQAQSGDVIPPHQHTANSIQPTSSPSPGLADSVSTTTAAPHTPVRIIQQHHWFLTQPKLSEKTRNNSPKSSARMEIGKKPRKRQFKERSPLHGRLGLTQDLEVGKKSSISTIR, from the exons ATGCTAAAGATTGACAGTACTGGAACAGGAAGCCTCTCTTCCCAGGAGGCAGCCAACAGCTCCGCCCCTGGTGGCCAGCAGCAGAACAGGAGACGATCGTCCAAGAAACTAG caGCTAATATGAACGCCCCTCATGGCGACACAGCTGTATTAGCTTCTCCCACATCAGTCACCTCTGCCAACCACACCAACGCTGTGCTGACCAGTAAGGTGTCAGAGCTGGCACGTGTCTGTGTGGGGTTAGGAATGGCACCACCCGAGTTCAGCTACATAGGCAACAGACAG GGTGTAGTAGTGTGTCAGGTGAAGCTGTCCAGCGGGTTGATGGTTCACGGCCCTCAGTGCCAATCAGAAAATGATGCCAAGGAGAAAGCTGCCTTCTTTGCCCTCCAACGTCTG AACTCGTTGGGATCAGGctcccccctcccacctcctATATACCCAGGAGTGGGTCAGATTCGGCCCCCACCCATAGGAGCCATGCCCCCAGTCTTCAGCCAACAAG GTGGTCTGCTGTTACCTCCCCAGGGCTACGCCCCTGCCCCGCTGTGGGGAATGACGCCACCtcctcaccaccaccaaaacCAACCTTTCTATGGAGCAGCGGGAACTTTCCCTGGTTCTGCCCACCAccagcctgcagcagcactgcCCATCGGCTCACATAACCAGTTTATTCCATTACAG GTGACTAAGAAGCGAGTCTCAGCcaacaagaagaaacaggaaactcaAGAGTTCTACAGCGCCAGCCAAACCGTGGCCAAGCATCAATCACAGAAAGCCCAGAAGCAGCCCTCTGGCCAATCACAGGCTCAAAGCGGTGACGTCATCCCGCCACACCAACATACTGCCAACAGCATCCAACCAACCTCCTCTCCCAGTCCAGGTCTAGCGGACAGTGTTTCTACGACGACGGCAGCCCCACACACGCCCGTTAGAATCA TCCAACAACACCACTGGTTCCTGACCCAGCCCAAGCTCTCTGAGAAGACGAGGAACAACTCCCCAAAATCCTCAGCACGTATGGAAATTGGGAAGAAACCTCGGAAGAGGCAATTCAAAGAGAGATCCCCTCTACACGGACGGCTGGGCCTTACACAGGACCTTGAGGTGGGGAAAAAGTCCAGTATCAGTACCATAAGATAG